In Pyrus communis chromosome 1, drPyrComm1.1, whole genome shotgun sequence, the following are encoded in one genomic region:
- the LOC137717568 gene encoding probable acyl-[acyl-carrier-protein]--UDP-N-acetylglucosamine O-acyltransferase, mitochondrial: MRALVKVGSKRLSSALSSLSSPYIRRFCSSLISGSVHPSANVHPNAVLGQGVSIGPFCTVGSSAKVGNGCRLYPGSHIFGNTDVGERCVLMTGAIVGDDLPGRTVLGCDNVIGHHAVVGVKCQDLKYKSGDECFLDVGDNNDIREHTSIHRSSKSSDITAIGNNNLIMGSCHIAHDCKIGNNIIFANNTLLAGHVVVEDYAHTAGAVVVHQFCHVGSFSFIGGGSVIVQDVPKYMMVAGERAVLRGLNLEGLRRNGFTAAEIRSLRTAYQKIFMPADENSKDFEERLSHVELHAELAHIPAVRSMVQSIRDSFEGNRRGICKFRHWNGS, encoded by the exons ATGCGTGCGTTGGTGAAAGTCGGCAGCAAACGCTTAAGCTCTGCGCTGAGCAGCCTCAGCTCGCCGTATATCCGCCGCTTCTGCAGCAGCCTTATCTCCGGCTCCGTTCATCCCAGTGCAAACGTTCACCCCAATGCCGTTTTGGGTCAG GGTGTTTCAATTGGACCCTTTTGTACTGTTGGGTCGTCGGCGAAGGTTGGCAATGGCTGCCGATTATACCCCGGAAGCCATATTTTTGGAAATACAGATGTTGGGGAGCGTTGTGTTTTGATGAC TGGTGCCATTGTTGGTGATGATCTTCCAGGGCGTACCGTGCTCGGGTGTGATAATGTTATTGGACACCATGCCGTGGTTGGTGTCAAATGCCAAGATTTGAAGTACAAG TCAGGCGATGAATGTTTCCTTGATGTTGGGGACAACAACGATATCAGAGAGCATACTTCGATCCACCGATCTTCGAAGTCGAGTGATATAACA GCTATTGGGAATAACAATCTTATCATGGGATCTTGTCATATTGCCCACGATTGCAAGATCGGAAACAACATCATTTTTGCAAATAATACATTGCTGGCAGGCCATGTTGTGGTGGAA GATTATGCTCACACTGCAGGGGCTGTCGTCGTTCATCAATTCTGCCATGTTGGCTCTTTCTCATTTATTGGTGGTGGTTCTGTG ATCGTACAGGATGTTCCAAAGTACATGATGGTTGCAGGAGAAAGAGCTGTGCTTCGGGGTTTAAACCTTGAAGGTCTTCGGCGTAATGGATTCACAGCTGCAGAG ATCAGAAGCCTGAGAACAGCTTACCAAAAGATATTCATGCCTGCTGATGAAAATTCCAAGGATTTTGAAGAACGTCTTTCTCACGTG GAGCTGCATGCTGAATTGGCTCATATACCTGCAGTCCGTTCCATGGTGCAGTCTATCCGTGACTCTTTTGAAGGAAATCGACGTGGAATATGTAAATTCAGACATTGGAATGGCTCTTAA